In one window of Massilibacterium senegalense DNA:
- the trmL gene encoding tRNA (uridine(34)/cytosine(34)/5-carboxymethylaminomethyluridine(34)-2'-O)-methyltransferase TrmL, with product MGLHVVLFQPEIPANTGNIARTCAATNTVLHLIRPLGFSTDDKMLKRAGLDYWKFVDVRYYDSLDEFLATYPEENFYFITKFGKQYYHEFDFSNSSKDYFFIFGRETNGLPDIVHKRFPKRCLRIPMADEVRALNLSNTACMLVYEALRQQKFPGMK from the coding sequence ATGGGATTACACGTTGTATTATTCCAACCAGAAATTCCTGCTAATACAGGAAATATTGCAAGAACATGTGCAGCAACGAATACTGTACTACATTTAATTCGTCCGTTAGGATTTAGTACCGATGATAAAATGTTAAAACGAGCAGGTCTTGATTATTGGAAATTTGTCGATGTTCGTTATTATGATTCATTAGATGAGTTTTTGGCAACATATCCGGAAGAAAATTTTTATTTTATTACGAAATTTGGAAAACAATATTATCATGAATTTGATTTTAGTAATTCAAGCAAAGATTACTTCTTTATCTTTGGGAGGGAGACAAATGGCCTTCCTGATATAGTTCACAAGCGTTTTCCAAAGCGTTGTTTACGGATTCCAATGGCAGATGAAGTTCGAGCGTTAAACCTTTCTAATACAGCATGTATGCTTGTATATGAAGCTTTAAGACAACAAAAATTTCCAGGGATGAAATAA
- a CDS encoding MTAP family purine nucleoside phosphorylase, whose amino-acid sequence MPKIPKVDYAIIGGSSTNSINFPEDLNRDDVQVLETDLVFDTPFGESPAFKLVQLDDKVFLTCKMHGWRPNVVTRGVASQQVFWVFKKAEVKKIYAEGGVGSINHLLELRDLVIPNDYIDQSQRIDVGLGGPYLLAMREAICPTQADHLYEAAKKEVSSLGRYVFKRGIYVNTDGRHFESPAEVQAYKQWGGDVIGQSITPEVYLAREIGACYAGVYMVVNYAEGIRKDWEHKDLSDIFYKESHRIGNILLNALKETTVDQTTCNCCSLRTKTLLTHDGEED is encoded by the coding sequence ATGCCAAAAATTCCAAAAGTAGATTATGCAATAATTGGTGGATCAAGTACAAATTCTATTAATTTTCCGGAAGACTTAAATCGAGATGATGTTCAAGTATTAGAAACAGATTTAGTATTTGACACGCCATTTGGCGAAAGTCCCGCTTTTAAACTTGTTCAATTAGATGATAAAGTATTTTTAACATGTAAAATGCACGGATGGCGTCCGAACGTCGTTACTCGTGGTGTTGCAAGCCAACAAGTATTTTGGGTATTTAAAAAAGCAGAAGTTAAAAAAATATACGCTGAAGGTGGCGTAGGCAGTATTAATCATTTATTAGAATTACGTGATTTAGTTATTCCAAATGATTATATCGACCAATCTCAACGGATAGACGTTGGATTAGGTGGCCCTTATTTATTAGCAATGAGGGAAGCGATTTGTCCAACACAAGCTGACCATTTATACGAAGCAGCTAAAAAAGAAGTGTCTTCTTTAGGACGATATGTATTTAAACGTGGTATTTATGTAAATACAGATGGACGACATTTTGAAAGCCCTGCGGAAGTACAAGCGTATAAACAATGGGGCGGGGATGTTATTGGACAAAGTATCACACCTGAAGTATATTTAGCGCGAGAAATTGGTGCGTGTTATGCAGGTGTATACATGGTAGTGAACTATGCAGAAGGAATTAGAAAAGACTGGGAGCATAAAGATTTATCTGATATTTTTTATAAAGAATCTCATCGCATTGGAAATATTTTATTAAACGCCTTAAAAGAAACGACGGTCGATCAAACGACATGTAATTGTTGTTCCCTACGAACAAAAACATTATTAACCCATGATGGGGAAGAAGACTAA
- a CDS encoding antibiotic biosynthesis monooxygenase family protein gives MYVVMNELYLPNKEAKDMMIKRFGNSAENMKKIKGCLEFLFLNNENEDGKQIVFTKWKTKEDYEAWVNSEAFRRAHSSSNQEEKPREETKESSASNQLHAYEVIYHT, from the coding sequence ATGTATGTAGTGATGAATGAATTGTATCTTCCAAATAAGGAAGCAAAAGATATGATGATTAAGCGTTTTGGGAATAGTGCAGAAAATATGAAAAAAATTAAAGGTTGCCTTGAGTTTTTGTTTTTAAATAATGAGAACGAAGATGGAAAACAAATCGTCTTTACTAAGTGGAAAACAAAAGAAGATTACGAAGCATGGGTAAATAGCGAAGCTTTCCGCAGAGCGCATTCTTCTTCTAATCAAGAAGAAAAACCGAGGGAAGAAACAAAAGAATCCAGTGCTTCTAATCAATTGCATGCATACGAAGTCATCTATCATACATAA
- a CDS encoding DUF5366 family protein, producing MANTLKETRTSQNEEKRPFLKFDNVHTFSYFPFFVVLLFSIAFALNLRVLATKELKDAALYEGIIEIMPEQKFQSLLLVGLLLVLFMVFSMLKLLGETSLRLSLLLFAKDQTGYTIQRMQSGFWVLLAGGVVATLLFKSTVFVLLVFILTVILYFVFYIFQLSDDLSMGSLVGIILFNTLFWTTFFLLAFYFVIKTYNQVLNMVIS from the coding sequence TTGGCAAACACATTAAAAGAAACAAGAACAAGTCAAAACGAAGAGAAAAGACCATTTTTAAAATTTGATAATGTTCATACATTTAGTTATTTTCCATTTTTTGTTGTTTTATTATTTAGTATTGCCTTTGCATTAAATTTACGTGTGTTGGCAACGAAAGAACTAAAAGATGCAGCACTTTATGAAGGTATTATTGAAATTATGCCAGAGCAAAAGTTTCAAAGTCTTCTTTTAGTAGGATTACTTCTTGTATTATTTATGGTATTTTCTATGTTAAAATTACTTGGGGAAACGTCGTTACGATTATCGCTCCTTCTTTTTGCTAAAGATCAAACAGGATATACGATTCAACGAATGCAATCAGGATTTTGGGTTTTACTCGCTGGAGGAGTAGTAGCAACTTTATTGTTTAAATCTACCGTTTTTGTTTTGTTAGTATTTATTCTTACTGTTATTTTGTATTTTGTCTTTTATATTTTTCAACTAAGCGATGATTTGAGCATGGGTTCATTAGTTGGTATTATTTTGTTTAATACATTATTTTGGACAACATTCTTTTTGCTAGCTTTTTATTTTGTGATAAAGACGTATAATCAAGTATTAAATATGGTCATTTCTTAA
- a CDS encoding transglycosylase domain-containing protein encodes MRQTIGILFILTFTFLTGFTLYKVDNEVKSIESVSDVIDQKIQINSIVLKRNSFIYDRFGNQISEVYGPENRKYVPLEEIPKGVVNTFIAAEDQRFYEHKGFDIRGITRAAVVNAQSNDVKEGGSTITQQLVRNVYLSQDRTYKRKVTELLMSYKLEKKYSKDEIFEFYANAIYFHNRVYGIETASQYYFNKHVNELSYAESAFLAAIPNNPTLFDPITKYDNTKKRQQTILQKMRKLDFITEEQYNEALNEEIVLNVTEPEVHFPDYVTYIHHEFEQLISQAEGFDERLKNAKAPQEEETIKTELKNRVHSLLFEQGVKIETALHPTVQERVTRTINNSTYGGALASMVVIDHQTHQILALSGGKNPTLFEFNNAFQAYRQPGSAIKPLLVYGPYLNEKKVPITTTVNANNFKKGIYSPSNYGKKEYGMVPMIDAFKYSHNTPAVRLLDEIGVPRGFSYVDKFQFKGVKESHRTDLSTALGSFEVTPLELTSAYTTFGNNGQWTPSRAIIRVTDETGHPIYEWKDEPVEVWTKSTNDKMREMLTAVVQSGTAKGLGMGGGYIGGKTGTTNNYRDVWFVGLTDRYTTGVWIGGKNKHTSVQSYEQTKLNMWRNVMQPLVAEK; translated from the coding sequence ATGAGACAAACAATTGGAATTCTTTTTATTTTAACTTTTACTTTTTTAACTGGTTTTACCCTTTACAAGGTGGATAACGAAGTTAAAAGTATCGAAAGTGTTTCAGACGTTATTGACCAAAAGATTCAAATTAACAGTATTGTCTTGAAACGAAACAGTTTTATTTATGATAGGTTTGGCAATCAAATCTCTGAAGTATACGGGCCAGAAAATCGAAAATATGTACCTTTAGAAGAAATTCCAAAGGGAGTTGTCAATACATTTATCGCAGCAGAGGATCAACGTTTTTACGAACATAAAGGTTTTGACATTCGCGGCATTACTCGTGCAGCAGTAGTAAATGCACAATCAAATGATGTAAAAGAAGGCGGAAGTACGATTACCCAACAACTTGTCCGTAATGTTTATTTATCTCAAGATAGAACGTATAAACGGAAGGTAACAGAATTATTGATGAGTTATAAACTGGAGAAAAAATATTCGAAAGATGAAATCTTTGAATTTTACGCAAATGCTATTTATTTTCATAATCGCGTATACGGGATTGAAACAGCAAGTCAATATTATTTCAATAAGCATGTCAATGAATTAAGTTATGCCGAGTCTGCCTTTTTAGCTGCTATCCCAAACAATCCAACACTCTTTGATCCGATTACGAAATATGATAATACGAAAAAAAGACAACAAACTATTTTACAAAAAATGCGGAAGTTAGATTTCATTACAGAAGAACAGTATAATGAAGCGTTAAATGAAGAAATCGTCTTAAATGTGACAGAACCTGAAGTGCATTTTCCTGACTATGTTACGTACATTCACCATGAATTTGAACAACTAATCTCTCAAGCAGAAGGATTTGACGAACGTTTAAAAAATGCAAAAGCTCCGCAAGAAGAAGAAACAATTAAAACCGAATTAAAAAATCGCGTACACTCTTTATTATTTGAACAAGGAGTAAAAATTGAAACAGCGTTACATCCAACGGTTCAAGAACGAGTGACACGAACTATCAATAATTCCACGTATGGTGGAGCACTGGCATCGATGGTTGTCATTGACCATCAAACCCATCAAATTTTGGCATTATCAGGTGGAAAAAATCCAACGCTATTTGAATTTAATAACGCCTTTCAAGCATATCGACAACCCGGTTCTGCTATAAAGCCGTTACTTGTTTATGGTCCTTATTTAAATGAAAAAAAGGTGCCTATTACTACTACAGTAAATGCAAATAATTTCAAAAAAGGCATTTATTCACCTAGTAACTACGGGAAAAAAGAATACGGGATGGTTCCGATGATTGACGCCTTTAAATATTCCCATAATACGCCTGCCGTTCGTTTATTAGATGAAATTGGCGTACCACGAGGGTTCTCCTATGTGGATAAATTCCAATTTAAAGGAGTAAAAGAAAGTCATCGTACGGATCTCTCTACCGCATTAGGTTCGTTTGAAGTAACACCATTGGAACTAACCAGCGCTTATACTACGTTTGGCAATAATGGGCAATGGACACCTTCACGGGCAATTATTCGTGTAACAGACGAAACAGGTCATCCAATATATGAATGGAAAGATGAACCTGTAGAAGTATGGACGAAATCAACAAACGATAAAATGCGCGAAATGTTGACCGCAGTTGTCCAAAGTGGAACAGCAAAAGGACTAGGGATGGGTGGTGGATATATTGGTGGAAAAACAGGAACAACCAATAATTATCGTGATGTTTGGTTTGTTGGACTAACAGACCGTTACACAACCGGCGTGTGGATTGGTGGAAAAAATAAGCATACTTCCGTTCAGTCTTATGAACAAACAAAATTAAATATGTGGAGAAATGTCATGCAACCTCTCGTTGCAGAAAAGTAA
- a CDS encoding PrkA family serine protein kinase has translation MNFIEKLQNHRILQNELKWEGTFAEYLALLKKKPSIAQTAHSRIYHMIKDAGIEEKDSKKVYHFFNQEIFGLDDAVERLVEEYFHPAAKRLDVRKRILLLMGPVSGGKSTIVHMLKRGLEKYSYTDEGAVYAIKDCPMAEDPLHLIPEHLRDDFYKEYGIRIEGSLSPLNTMRLEEEYHGKIENVLVERIFFSEDKRVGIGTFSPSDPKSQDIADLTGSIDFSTIATYGSESDPRAYRFDGELNKANRGIMEFQEMLKCDEKFLWHLLSLTQEGNFKAGRFALISADELIIAHTNETEYRSFIANKKNEALHSRMIVMPIPYNLKVSEEEKIYRKMILESELKDIHIAPHTLKIAAVFTILTRLKESKKHTIDLVKKMRLYDGEIVEGFSRHDLEELKQEFPDEGMQGIDPRYVINRISSSIIRKEVNSINALDVLRSLKEGLDQHPSITKENKEKYLQFISVARKEYDDIAKKEVQKAFVYSYEESARTLMDNYLDNVEAYCNKNRLRDPITGEEMHPDEKLMRSIEEQIGVSENAKKAFREELLIRISSFARKGKKFDYRSHERLKEAIQKKLFVDLKDIVKITTSTKTPNEEQLKKMNEVTKTLIDEYGYNSVSANELLQYVGSLLNR, from the coding sequence ATGAATTTTATTGAAAAATTACAGAATCATCGTATACTACAGAATGAATTAAAATGGGAAGGAACATTTGCAGAGTATTTAGCACTTTTAAAGAAAAAACCCTCAATTGCTCAAACAGCTCATTCAAGAATTTATCATATGATTAAAGACGCTGGAATCGAAGAAAAAGATTCAAAAAAAGTATATCATTTTTTTAATCAAGAAATTTTTGGATTAGATGATGCGGTAGAAAGATTAGTAGAAGAATACTTTCATCCAGCAGCAAAGCGACTGGATGTAAGAAAACGGATTTTATTATTAATGGGACCAGTTAGTGGCGGGAAGTCCACGATTGTCCATATGTTAAAACGTGGATTGGAAAAATACTCTTATACGGATGAAGGAGCAGTGTATGCCATTAAAGACTGTCCGATGGCGGAAGACCCGCTACATTTAATACCAGAACATTTACGGGACGATTTTTACAAGGAATATGGGATTCGTATTGAAGGAAGTTTATCACCATTAAATACGATGAGATTAGAAGAAGAATATCATGGTAAAATTGAAAATGTGTTAGTGGAACGAATTTTTTTCTCCGAAGATAAACGAGTTGGAATCGGTACCTTTAGCCCTTCCGATCCCAAAAGTCAAGACATTGCAGATTTAACAGGAAGTATTGATTTTTCGACGATTGCAACGTACGGTTCCGAATCAGATCCACGGGCATATCGGTTTGATGGGGAATTAAATAAAGCGAACCGAGGTATTATGGAATTTCAAGAAATGTTAAAATGCGATGAAAAGTTTTTATGGCACTTGCTTTCTTTAACACAGGAAGGAAATTTTAAAGCAGGCCGCTTTGCGCTCATTAGTGCAGATGAACTCATAATCGCCCATACAAATGAAACGGAGTATCGTTCGTTTATCGCCAATAAGAAAAATGAAGCACTGCATTCACGGATGATTGTTATGCCAATACCGTATAACTTAAAAGTTAGCGAAGAAGAAAAAATTTACCGAAAGATGATTTTAGAAAGTGAATTAAAAGATATTCATATCGCTCCGCATACATTAAAAATAGCTGCGGTGTTTACGATATTAACACGTTTAAAAGAATCGAAAAAACATACGATTGATTTAGTGAAAAAAATGCGTCTATACGACGGGGAAATAGTAGAAGGATTTTCTCGGCATGATTTAGAAGAATTAAAACAGGAATTCCCAGATGAAGGGATGCAAGGCATTGACCCTCGTTATGTCATTAATCGAATTTCTTCTAGTATTATTCGGAAAGAAGTAAACTCCATCAATGCTTTAGATGTGCTTCGTTCCTTAAAAGAAGGGTTAGACCAACATCCTTCGATTACGAAAGAAAATAAAGAGAAGTACTTACAATTTATTTCGGTTGCAAGAAAAGAATATGATGATATTGCTAAAAAAGAAGTGCAGAAAGCATTTGTGTATTCATACGAAGAATCAGCTCGCACATTAATGGATAATTATTTAGATAATGTAGAAGCGTATTGTAATAAAAATAGGTTACGTGATCCTATTACAGGAGAAGAAATGCATCCAGATGAAAAATTAATGCGCTCGATTGAAGAGCAAATTGGTGTGTCTGAAAATGCAAAAAAAGCATTTCGAGAAGAATTGCTTATTCGTATTTCCTCCTTTGCGAGAAAAGGGAAAAAATTCGACTATCGTTCCCACGAACGTTTAAAAGAAGCGATTCAGAAAAAACTATTTGTTGATTTAAAAGATATCGTCAAAATTACGACTTCGACCAAAACACCGAATGAAGAACAATTAAAGAAAATGAATGAAGTCACAAAAACATTAATTGATGAATATGGATATAATTCTGTTTCAGCAAACGAATTATTACAATATGTTGGTAGTTTATTAAACAGATAA
- the lepB gene encoding signal peptidase I — MSNTFTKEVLDWIKAIVIAIIIVVIIKAFFFQSYLVFGESMHPTVEPGDKLIINKIIYRMDDIERFDLIVFHANKEEDYIKRVIGLPGDTIEYRDDTLYINGKPVEEKYLTQNKEAVDDGPLTENFTLLEKTGYNEVPEDYLFVMGDNRRKSSDSRHFGLVPTDQVVGKASLRYTPLKEAGTLQ, encoded by the coding sequence ATGTCGAATACATTTACAAAAGAAGTATTAGATTGGATTAAAGCTATTGTTATTGCCATTATAATCGTTGTTATTATTAAAGCATTTTTCTTCCAAAGTTATCTTGTATTTGGAGAATCCATGCACCCTACTGTGGAACCAGGGGATAAATTAATTATTAATAAAATTATTTATCGGATGGATGATATCGAACGTTTTGATTTAATCGTTTTTCATGCAAATAAAGAAGAAGATTATATTAAGCGTGTAATCGGACTACCTGGGGATACAATCGAGTATCGGGATGATACGTTATATATAAATGGTAAACCGGTAGAAGAAAAGTATTTAACGCAAAACAAAGAAGCGGTCGATGATGGCCCGTTAACGGAAAATTTTACGCTTCTTGAGAAAACAGGATACAATGAAGTGCCAGAAGATTATTTATTTGTAATGGGAGATAATCGACGAAAAAGTTCCGATAGTCGTCATTTTGGACTTGTTCCGACAGATCAAGTAGTCGGAAAGGCGTCGCTTCGTTATACTCCTTTAAAAGAAGCAGGTACATTACAATAA
- the yhbH gene encoding sporulation protein YhbH, translating to MNPNHSPFYLVSEENWSLHRKGELDKKRHEKKVKDAIKDQLPNILSDESLILSDGKEVIKIPIRSLEEYKIRYNFDKQKHVGQGDGDAQSGDIIATDGKKEPGKGKGAGNEKGMDYYEVEVTLEEIEETLFRELELPHLEERENDLIITNVEFNDIRKSGLMGNIDKKKTILAAMKRNLLYGTPSIHPILQEDLRFKTWNEEEKMKSSAVILAMMDTSGSMGNFEKYVARSFFFWMNRFLQSKYDDVQVEFIAHHTEAKVVTREEFFSKGESGGTICSSAYQKALELIDKKYPPSRYNIYPFHFSDGDNLSSDNERCVTLLHRLLEQSNMFGYGEVNQYYRQSSLMSVFGQIKHERFYHYIVKQKKDIYTALKTFFEKKQTSVF from the coding sequence ATGAATCCAAATCATTCGCCGTTTTATCTTGTGAGCGAAGAAAATTGGTCGCTACATCGTAAAGGAGAACTGGATAAAAAACGTCATGAGAAAAAAGTAAAAGATGCGATTAAAGATCAGTTACCGAATATTTTGAGTGATGAAAGTTTAATTTTATCCGATGGAAAAGAAGTGATTAAAATTCCAATTCGGTCTCTAGAGGAATATAAAATAAGGTACAATTTTGATAAACAAAAACATGTTGGGCAAGGGGATGGAGATGCCCAATCTGGAGATATTATTGCAACAGATGGAAAGAAAGAACCAGGTAAAGGAAAAGGTGCAGGAAACGAAAAAGGAATGGATTATTATGAAGTAGAAGTGACGTTAGAAGAAATTGAAGAAACACTTTTTCGTGAATTAGAGCTCCCACATTTAGAAGAAAGAGAAAATGATTTAATTATAACAAACGTCGAGTTTAATGATATTAGAAAAAGTGGATTAATGGGTAATATTGATAAAAAGAAAACAATTTTAGCTGCAATGAAACGAAATTTGTTGTACGGAACACCTAGTATCCATCCAATTTTACAAGAAGATCTACGATTTAAAACATGGAACGAAGAAGAAAAAATGAAATCTAGTGCAGTTATCCTTGCGATGATGGATACGAGTGGGTCCATGGGGAATTTTGAAAAGTATGTTGCACGAAGTTTTTTCTTTTGGATGAATCGTTTTTTACAGTCTAAATATGATGATGTACAAGTAGAATTTATTGCACATCATACAGAGGCAAAAGTAGTAACGAGAGAAGAGTTTTTTAGTAAGGGAGAGAGCGGGGGAACGATTTGTTCTTCTGCTTATCAAAAGGCACTAGAATTAATCGATAAAAAATATCCACCATCTCGTTATAATATTTATCCTTTTCATTTTTCAGATGGGGATAACTTATCGAGTGACAATGAGCGTTGTGTAACGTTGCTTCACCGTCTATTAGAACAGTCCAACATGTTTGGATACGGGGAAGTCAATCAATATTATCGACAATCTTCGTTAATGAGTGTGTTTGGGCAAATTAAGCATGAACGATTTTATCATTATATTGTCAAACAAAAAAAAGATATATATACAGCGTTAAAAACATTTTTTGAAAAAAAACAGACATCTGTTTTTTAA
- a CDS encoding DMT family transporter has protein sequence MNRITGFILLVTATALWGGNFVIGRGFVDTLPPFALALFRWIVAFFVLLPFGFKELKNNRSLWKKHRIAIFFMALTGIAMFNTLVYIAVHYTTSINASLINSSTPIMIMILSFLFLREKLSWQQISGIVLSLIGVLWIISRGNLSTIVSFSFHKGELWMLFAVATWAIYSILIKKYGGIFPQYGSFLLTIIIGIILLVPFAGYEYMGAATYTLNWFSILGVLYIGIFASIVAFLCWNKAVIHIGPGKAAPFLNLIPVFATIFAVLFLHEKLILAQVIGGTLVILGVILSSFSRKTTN, from the coding sequence ATGAATCGGATAACTGGCTTTATTTTACTTGTGACTGCTACCGCTCTATGGGGAGGAAATTTTGTCATCGGTCGTGGCTTCGTTGACACACTTCCCCCTTTTGCTTTAGCACTCTTTCGATGGATTGTTGCATTCTTCGTTCTGCTTCCATTTGGTTTCAAAGAATTAAAAAATAATCGTTCCCTTTGGAAAAAACACCGCATCGCAATTTTTTTTATGGCATTAACAGGAATTGCGATGTTTAATACGCTCGTCTATATTGCCGTGCACTACACAACGAGTATTAATGCTTCCCTCATTAATTCGAGTACACCAATTATGATTATGATTTTATCGTTTCTTTTTTTACGAGAAAAATTATCTTGGCAACAAATTAGTGGAATTGTTCTTTCTTTAATTGGGGTTCTTTGGATTATTAGTCGCGGTAATCTGTCCACTATTGTCTCGTTCAGCTTTCATAAAGGAGAGCTGTGGATGTTATTTGCGGTAGCAACTTGGGCGATTTATTCAATATTAATAAAAAAATATGGTGGGATTTTCCCGCAATACGGAAGCTTTTTATTAACAATTATTATCGGAATCATCCTACTAGTTCCATTCGCTGGATATGAGTATATGGGTGCTGCTACTTATACATTGAATTGGTTTAGTATTTTAGGAGTTTTATATATTGGAATTTTTGCATCAATTGTCGCTTTTTTATGTTGGAATAAAGCTGTCATTCACATTGGTCCTGGAAAAGCTGCACCATTTTTAAATTTAATTCCTGTTTTCGCCACGATTTTCGCGGTATTATTTTTACATGAAAAATTGATTTTAGCGCAAGTCATTGGCGGTACGTTAGTAATTTTAGGAGTGATTCTATCTTCCTTTTCCCGAAAAACGACCAATTAA
- the glpK gene encoding glycerol kinase GlpK — MSEHYILAIDQGTTSSRAILFDHSGNIKHVAQKEFTQYFPKPGWVEHDPMEIWGTVLAVIAEVLSTSNTTASQIAAIGITNQRETTVVWDKKTGLPIYHAIVWQSRQTEDICSQLKEAGFDEVVREKTGLLLDPYFSGTKLKWILDHVENARERAESGELLFGTIDTWIVWKLSGGKAHVTDFSNASRTLLLNIHTLQWDEELLNIFDVPKALLPEVLPSSYVYTSTSKEHFFGESIPIAGIAGDQQAALFGQACFEEGMAKNTYGTGCFMLMNTGEKIVRSKNGLLTTIAWGIDGKVEYALEGSIFVAGSAVQWLRDGLRIIKESKDSEKYASQVDSTDGVYVVPAFVGLGTPYWNPNVRGAVFGLTRGTQKEHFIRATLEALAYQTKDVVDAMMADSNIPLRKLRVDGGVVKNNFLMQFQSDILNVPVERSAINETTALGAAYLAGLAVKYWDSRQEISEQWNVEKNFYVQMDDKTREKLYNGWKKAVLAAITFSE; from the coding sequence ATGAGCGAACATTATATTTTAGCTATTGACCAAGGTACTACTAGTTCTCGAGCTATTTTATTTGACCATAGTGGCAACATAAAACACGTTGCCCAAAAAGAATTTACGCAGTATTTTCCCAAACCAGGTTGGGTAGAACATGATCCGATGGAAATCTGGGGGACGGTTTTAGCTGTCATTGCAGAAGTATTGTCTACTTCGAATACAACAGCTAGTCAAATCGCTGCAATCGGTATTACGAATCAACGTGAAACGACAGTCGTTTGGGATAAGAAAACAGGGTTACCGATTTATCATGCAATTGTTTGGCAGTCGAGACAAACAGAAGACATTTGTAGCCAATTAAAAGAGGCGGGATTTGATGAAGTAGTTCGTGAAAAAACAGGACTTTTACTTGACCCTTATTTTTCAGGTACAAAATTAAAATGGATCTTAGATCATGTAGAGAATGCACGCGAACGGGCGGAAAGCGGAGAGTTATTATTCGGTACAATTGATACATGGATTGTTTGGAAATTATCAGGTGGTAAAGCGCATGTGACGGATTTTTCCAATGCATCGAGAACGCTACTTTTAAATATTCATACGTTACAGTGGGATGAGGAACTATTAAACATATTTGATGTTCCGAAGGCATTGCTTCCGGAGGTTTTACCTTCTTCCTACGTTTATACTTCTACGAGCAAGGAGCATTTTTTTGGGGAATCTATCCCGATTGCTGGTATCGCTGGCGATCAACAAGCTGCGTTGTTTGGCCAAGCTTGTTTTGAAGAAGGAATGGCTAAAAATACGTACGGAACAGGTTGTTTCATGTTAATGAATACAGGCGAAAAAATTGTTCGTTCTAAAAATGGATTGTTAACAACTATCGCTTGGGGGATTGATGGGAAGGTAGAATATGCGTTAGAAGGAAGTATCTTTGTAGCTGGTAGTGCGGTTCAATGGTTACGTGATGGGTTACGCATTATAAAAGAAAGTAAAGATAGTGAAAAATATGCTTCGCAAGTAGATTCTACTGATGGTGTGTACGTCGTTCCTGCTTTTGTTGGACTAGGAACACCTTATTGGAATCCAAATGTGCGCGGGGCTGTCTTTGGTTTAACAAGGGGGACGCAAAAAGAACATTTTATTCGCGCTACACTTGAAGCGCTTGCGTATCAAACGAAAGATGTTGTAGACGCTATGATGGCAGATTCTAATATTCCGTTACGGAAACTTCGAGTAGATGGTGGAGTAGTGAAAAATAATTTTTTAATGCAGTTTCAATCGGATATTTTAAATGTTCCTGTAGAGCGCTCTGCGATTAATGAAACAACGGCATTAGGTGCTGCATATCTTGCTGGTTTAGCGGTGAAGTATTGGGATAGTCGACAAGAAATTAGTGAACAATGGAATGTAGAAAAAAATTTTTACGTTCAAATGGATGATAAGACGAGAGAGAAGTTGTACAATGGATGGAAAAAGGCTGTATTAGCAGCAATTACATTTAGTGAGTAA